The DNA sequence GATGTATTAATTAGCAAAAGATTTCTGTGCTCAATTTTGAGAGCCTGAAACAACTACGGAAAAATAGAGACAAACCGGACCTGGAAGCGAGAAACGACGGGAAAACAGATTGGAGAAGAACTTGATAATGAATTTCAAGATTAACAGCATTGGTTCTGACCTTTAGAAATGGGCATGATACAGGATGGAACAGAGAAAGATGGCAATTATAAAAAGAAGCACTCAAGAGTCGATGATCACGACTGTtcaacccaaacaacaaaaaacatacaAAAGTACAAGACAATTGAAGTACCCCCAGAAAGAATCCCATTCGGGAAACTGGAGCACATATCTTCTAGTTTCTCTGGGTCACAAACCCAGTACTGCTCCAACATTCACGGCAATTCCAAGGAGGACAAACATTGCATGCATGGCAAGAGTCACCGCACCGGACTTATCTACTGTAGCAGCAAGAGGAGGAGTACTCTCCTCAACGGCTTCCGGAGGTTTATAATCACTGAAAATATCCAGAGGAAGAAGCACTTTGTCCACTTGATAAACAGCCAAATTATTATCAGAATACAACGTTGTCCCCAATGTGGCATTGACAACACCGGTGGAGAGATGCACTTCCCTATCCGAGGAGGTAACGTTTAGTGGGAACTGTCCGGCGGTTGTGTCTCCGGCCTGGGTCGGCACGGGGTTGCTCAGAGTTTGGAAGTTTGTCAGAGTAACATAGGTGGCTAAGATATGGAACTGCAAAAATTGGACCTTTTGTAGGTCACTAAGTTTATTTATCGTGCCGGTTCTGAGCTCCGAGAATGCTTTGTCGGGTGCAGCAAAAAAGGTATAGCCAGTGTTTGATTTCGCGAGCTCTCCATTGAGTTGGTCGGCTACTCCGGTGTTCTTTAAGAGGCGGATTAGGACCTTGAAGTCGCCGTACTTATCCAGAATTTGAGTGATGTCAGGAGCCTGGGCACAGGTAATGGTGCAGTGGAAGAGAAAAACATGTAGAAgtgagaggaagaagatggcCTGTTTGGTCATCTTTGTAGATTTGTTTTGTGTGGAGGGTTATGTTTTTCTTGGGAAAATTGGGGAATGCAGGAGTAGTCTTGGATTGCAGCCAGGAGTGTTTGACATGTTTGAGAGGGAGGAGAAGAGGGATTAAATGGAGGCTGGGAGAGAGTGAAGTTAGTTGAAATGGCTCAATAATTCTAGTTACAAATCCTTTTTAACAG is a window from the Carya illinoinensis cultivar Pawnee chromosome 14, C.illinoinensisPawnee_v1, whole genome shotgun sequence genome containing:
- the LOC122293582 gene encoding fasciclin-like arabinogalactan protein 11 encodes the protein MTKQAIFFLSLLHVFLFHCTITCAQAPDITQILDKYGDFKVLIRLLKNTGVADQLNGELAKSNTGYTFFAAPDKAFSELRTGTINKLSDLQKVQFLQFHILATYVTLTNFQTLSNPVPTQAGDTTAGQFPLNVTSSDREVHLSTGVVNATLGTTLYSDNNLAVYQVDKVLLPLDIFSDYKPPEAVEESTPPLAATVDKSGAVTLAMHAMFVLLGIAVNVGAVLGL